Genomic segment of Salvia splendens isolate huo1 chromosome 12, SspV2, whole genome shotgun sequence:
TGTTATGCATATTATGTTCCAGATTTTTAGTCGATGCTTGATATCTTTTAGACCCAATTgttctttttttgtttaaaaccggTGATACATAAAGTTTGTTCTTCTTTAGGGTACTGCAGATGCTGTGAGGCAATATTTGTGGTTGTTTGACGAGCACAATGTTCTTGAGTTCCTGATTCTTGCTGGAGATCATCTATACAGAATGGATTATGAGAGGTTTATTCAGGCTCACAGAGAGACAGATGCTGACATTACTGTTGCTGCTTTGCCTATGGATGAAAAGCGCGCCACATCATTTGGACTGATGAAGATTGATGAAGAAGGGCGCATCACCGAATTTGCTGAGAAACCAAAGGGAGAACAGTTAAAATCTATGAAGGTGGATTTTTGGGCAAATACACTCGAGCATTTTGAATAGCTAAAATGGACCGATTTTTAAGTTTGCTTTTTCCGTGGTTCCATTTTTGAAGGTTGATACTACCATATTGGGTCTTGATGATAAGAGAGCAAGGAGATGCCTTACATTGCAAGTATGGGAATATACGTTGTTAGCAAAGAAGTGATGATAAATCTTCTCAGAGATGACTTCCCCGCAGCCAATGATTTTGGTAGTGAAGTTATCCCTGGAGCCACTGCCATGGGATTAAGAGTATGGTTCTGAACTTTACTTTAGTTCTTCTCTACTTTAGTACAGTGGTTTTGCAAAGTAATTAATCGGATATATATAAAGGTCATGATGTTTTCTGGCACTATCTTCTCCTTTAATGTGATTGTGGATTTATCAGTGAACTTTACATAACACTATCACTTTCTACTCTTAGCAATTTTGAGAAATAGGATCTAACAGTTAAATTTCCTATAAAGGTCCAAGCTTACTTGTTTGATGGCTACTGGGAAGACATTGGTACCATTGAAGCTTTCTACAATGCCAATCTAGGGATTACTAAAAAGCCAGTGCCCGATTTTAGGTAGGTGTTTGTTCTTATCACGAACCCCTTTCTACTTATTGTTGTTTACCAGATAACCAACACGATGTATTATTGCAATACCCTTATATTCTTCATTCTTCAATTATCTTATGCAGCTTCTATGATCGATCTGCTCCCATCTACACCCAACCTCGATATCTGCCTCCTTCTAAGATGCTGGATGCTGATGTCACAGATAGTGTCATTGGTGAAGGTTGTGTGATCAAGGTGAGTAATCTGCAAACTGGCCTAGTATAATAGAGAAGGTTAATATATTCGCACCATCTAACCTTCTGTCAAAAATAAGTATAGCTGTTTATGCTAGTCTTCTGTATAAAAAAATAGCGAACAACATCTATTAGTGTGCCAGATGATCCCATTTTATCGTGATCTTATTCCGTGCAGAACTGCAAAATCCATCATTCTGTGGTTGGACTTCGGTCATGCATAGCTGAGGGTGCAATCATAGAGGACTCCTTGTTGATGGGTGCAGATTATTACGAGGTAAATTCTCCCCTTACAAGTTAAAATGTAACGTTCTGATCTTTTCCTATCCTTGAATTCGGAGCGTATGACACGTTTTACTTCCTCTGCATTATAGACGGACGCAGACAGAAGGTTTCTGGCAGCCAAGGGCGCAGTACCTATCGGCATTGGTAAAAACACTCACATCAAGAGAGCCGTCATCGACAAAAATGCCCGGATTGGAGAAAACGTGAAGGTGCAAACTTATATACATTTGAAACCTTTTGCTCATCTCAGTTCTAAAATATGTTCTTCGAGATATGGCAGATTATAAACAGTGACGATGTTCAAGAAGCAGCGAGGGAGACGGACGGATACTTCATCAAGAGTGGGATCGTCACTGTGATCAAAGACGCCCTGATTCCCAGTGGTAGTGTGATCTAGAAATCGCCGGTCCGATGAAGCAATGGGACAGAGGTGGAGAATGAGTTCTCAGCTTTATGGGTATAATCTAATCTTGATGTACATAACAGCTGAGATTTAAGAACTTTCATTAGTTTTTCCCTTATATCTAAATGGtgatataataatttaaaacattaaaataaacGTTAATTTCATTGATGCCTTTCCCTTTTATCTAATATATTATGGAGATGCAGCCTTAATCTCAAGTTTATTTCAAACATCAAGAGAAGCATCGTACTAAAAAATGGTGGTTTTGTCTTAAATCTTAATGTGAAATGAGGTCTTGGTTGAATTTTATGATGGCCCTAAGAAATTACTTttcatacaaaatatttcacGTTGTTTCATATTACTACAAAGTTCGAGGATTAGATAAATGATAATACTACAAAAAGGTTCGAAGTCTAGATAAAtgatacaaaaagtttcattagACTTCGTCAAATATTTGCCCACGCGTGGCACAAAAATTCCATCGTTTTttgttgataattttttttaacattgtGGGGATTTATTTCACATTTTATGTAAAATCGCCAATTATTTATTTGATGttttattaattactccatctgtcccaacttaattgtcactcttttatatttcggtccgtcccaactaaattatcacattttatttttaccataaatggtaagttggacccacatttcactaactcactctatttacattttattataaaagtaatataaaaaataggtCTCACagtccactaacttttccaaccaactttctttacatttcttaataaCCATGTCCACtccaagagtgacaattaagttgggacggagggattactataaaaatttcatcccatatcgaattttaagaaacttcatcaaataaaaacacatgtAAAAAGATATCTCTATTTTCTAAATTAACAAGAAAACCGAACATAATTACGCAATTGATCATCAATTTAACTCATGATGAAATAGACAAATTCGTTCAAAGTAAAGAGTTAATCAGCAATTTCACTCTTTATAGACAAAATTAGACAGCTAACCAGAGCAACCAAAAAATGCTGTCTATATACCTTCACCATCATCCTCCTAGCAGCCAAACTGCACAAACTTCTGAGTCCTCCATTTATCCTTAAGATCAGCCGGGGTCCGAGTCGGGTCGAACTTTTCGCTCTCTTCCAAGATTTTCTTCCAAGGGATGTTCACTCCAACCTGATATTCTTCCACTCCTTCCTACAGCAACAGAAATCGTTAACCGAATCACTCAACCGGTTCCAAAGCCAAAGTCCAACGAATGTCAATGTAGAATAGTAATATTTGAACACGAAGGCGTAAGGTAAGGTTTCGTTAGCAGATTTTATGATATAACCGTTAAATAAAAACGAAAGAAGCTTTTAACAGCATTTCAAGAATCAACATTTACCCTGagtgcttcttcttcttcctccgtCCACATCAGTCTACTACGTTTCCTTCTGCCAGATGCGTCGCTACCTCAGCAAGTGATTAGTGCCTATCAGTAAGAACGCATATACAAGAAAAGGCAGATTTCGAACATAGTTTATATAATCTTACGATTTTTTGGATTGTATTTCAGAGTTGCTCAACCTCCTAGCAGAACTAAATTTTATAACTACTTTTCTCGTTCCCATAGCCGAAGATGAATTCCTAGCAGATTTCTTGGCAGGAGTCGAAGTTGGAGATGCGTACTTCTTCTTATCGCTAAATTTACTTTGCAGAACTGAAATAGCTTCGGACTCTTTGTCCACAAGCTTGATCCTTTTTGGTGCTCTCGTAGCTCTTGCTCGCCCAGTGAGTGTGGAGTCTTCATTGGTGGAAGATAACGAAGTTCCAAAATCCTTCTCCTGAgtattttcttcttcatcagaaGCTTCCCGTTCCTCTTCCTCAGCATTTTCCTCTTCCACAGAAGCTTCACGTTCCTCTTCCCGAATCTGTTTCTCTCCCACAGCTATATCGCCATTTCCCCAATTCTTCTCAAGCGAACGATCCTCATCTTCAGAGCCACCAGAAGATTCAGAATCTTCTTCGACCTTTTCCTCTTCACGAGGTTGATCAATAACCCCGTCATTGTTAGCCTTACTTTTACCATCCTCACATAATCCATTATTCACATCCGACTGATTTCGCTTATTGTCTTCACACGTCTTATTTTCTCGCATAGccttttcacttttaccatCCTCACATGATCCATTATTCAGATTCGACTGATTTCGCCCATTCTCTTCACACGTCTTATTTTCTCGCATACCCTTTTCACTGCCATCCATAAAGATCAACAAAGCCTTCTTTTTCGCCCGAGAAAATTCTCTAGCTTTGCGCGTCTCTGCAACAGCTTGCTTGTACACACAATAGGGGCAATAGAAGCGCCCGGCATCATCTAACCTAGCCGGACCGCCCAAACACCCTTCATGAACAGCCAAAGGACAGCCGTTTTCATTGCAAAGCAGCACATTCCCACCTTTATCGCATTTTATGCACAAGTGACTCTCCGACCAATCCATTTCAACCGAAACACCACCTCCTTCCGCCCTTACACGATCACAGCTCTGTGCATTACGATATTACAGCAATTAGACATACAATTAATCCATCAAACACCTTCACAAAGCAATGATCTAGTTTAACAGCAGCAAATTCTTCAACCACGCAGCAATAGAACTCAACCTCAAGGGGGAGAAAAAGGCTATTTTCGACGTTTTTAAGAGTAAAATGAAATGTATGCAATAATCAAGATCATTTTGGAAACTGATGTATAGAAACATTAAAACAGAGAAAACAAATAAAGAGAAACAACTAAAGCTATAATTTCCCCAAATTTGGAAAGCTTTGAAGACTAAAATAGTAAACTTTCaaaactcaaaactcaaaacacaCTAACTAAATACAGATTTTTAACTCTCTGATTCAGCCTAAATGCAGCAATTTAAGCAGCAAAACATGAATGAAACAGTGGCATGTCACATTAATCCATTCCAACAGCCAAATGCTACTAAAAAGATGCAACAATCAGAACTTATTTTGATGAAATGAAAcaaaatgattaaaataaatGTCTACCAAAAATCAGAATCGCCACGGCATTTGCAATTTTAACGGTGAAATTGAACATATAGAGTTACGCAAATTCACGcggaaaaataaaatttcatggATTTGTAAATGTTAAATTGCTGTGAAAATGAGAAGTTGTTGCCGGCGGCGTAGGAATTCCAGCTAGAAAAAAGGGGTATTTTTACAGTgtgtaaaaattaaaatcattctggcaaattttaaaattagggtttttcaCTTCTAGTCAAAGAATACCGATTTATGGTTTTATTAATTGATGTGGAGTACATATATTAATTTTCAACCTTTCCtgattttttattcataaattttTATGCTATTTTATGACATGAACTAAAAGATTTTCTGATTTTCCAGAAAATAGTTTAAAGTTCATATTTACATGCAAATAATGTATGAAAGAATAGTATGCGTGTGACATGTAGTAttagaaaaaatgaaatatccttcactaataatttaaaaattatttttgaggATAACatagattaaaaaataatttaaaaaataattttgaggATAACATAGATTtaagtttttaaaaataaatgaccGAACATgtttaaacttaattaatttatctaattAAACAGTACTACgagtaataaattaatttgaattaagTTTATTTATTCATCCATGGTAGCTACAATATCCTACAAATGTCaaatcatgttttttttttcatttttcacattAAAGTATATTTTCAAATGAAATGAAaaggaaatgatttaattaaatatggtGAAAAGAAAATTCCTGGGAACTTAATCCCTGGCTTAGTAATACTAATTCAAGAAACTAGGTTGAAGGTTTCATGCCCTCAAAATCCTTAAAATATAGCTTATTCAGTTAGCTTATTGATTAAATGATTTGAAAGTTCTTCTCTATACATAATCAAATCATCCTCTCaaaaataaagaagaattgCCAGTCAACGTGAAATTAATCAAAGATAGCTAATTGTAAACAAGTATCAACCGATTATCCAACCATCAAATCACAATTCAACTACGTATATGTTCTTTCGTGCACAACTTATCAATATGATtgaattagtagtagtagtggtagtggtagtgtgGTAGTGGTAGTATTAAAGAAGAATTGTCGGTCAACGTGAAATTAATCAAAGATAGCTAATTGTAAACAAGTATCAACCGATTATCCAACCATTAAATCACAATTCAACTACGAATATGTTCTTTCGTGCACAACTTATCAATACGATTGGATCATACTATAAACactagtagtagtagtggtgatagtagtagtggtagtggtagtgtggtaataataataataataataataataataataataataataataataataataatattatagaaGATAATCGTGACAAAAGGTTTGTTTTGCactttttagttattttattttggaattCCGTATTACTAATAAGCAACAATGATTATAGATATTGGAGAAGCACTTGCACAGATTTTCCTTTAAATTTCGGATGGTCTTGATTAATTTTGTTAATAGAAATTCAACTGGGGCATATTAACCAGCtaattcaaaataattaataatcagTTATCAAAGATCActtcaactatatatatatatatatatatatatatatatatatatatatatatatatatatatatatatatatatatatatatatatattacattattgATATACTTGACAATATACATTAATTGAGTAGTGATAAAATGGGTAGAATTAGAGGTGTGAGAGAGGGTATGAATTTGGTAAATGATGTTTTTTAGGGTTGGGTGTTGGTGTTGATGCTCATAGTCTCCATCTCAGTGATGTCCATCTTCATATTTGCTTGTGCTCACAAGAAGCCCTCTCGGAAGAGACGCGAGATCCCCGATTTTGGTGATTGTTTCGAGGGcggtggtgatggtgatggtggaggcggtggcggtggcggtggcggtggtgattAGATGCACTGGTTGAAGATGCAAATGCAATGGGTGATttagaattttttatttgagagtgctacaaataattatataatataaaaaaaataaggagATGTATTGACCGTAGAGCAGTCGTGTCTTGTTGATATCGAGGCTCCGCTGGTAGCCAGCAGTGCAGCACAGTAGCAACGCTATTggctttctttttttatttattcacaTATTAGTTTCTTCTATAAATTTATTCCAATATCTAGATTTGTAtaccatttttaaaatttgtttgtAAACTATATTAAActataaaatcaaaacaaatcaaTAGTTAATCAATTTACATGATAAATTGGTATACAAATTAGAATGgaacaaaaattcaaaaatatacaCGCAGTGtatcacaataaaaaaaactcataatAATAGATAGCATCAAACATTTTGTTTTGCTTGGAATAGACGGTTTGTCATTTGTCACTATTACTAAGATACACAAATCAAAAAGGCCAAATCTTTTTCTTTCATTATCATacagattttatttttcttaataatGCGTggatttgaaaattgaaaaaataatactaatataattgTTATTCTTATATAATTCCTTTTGCTTGCCAGGGGCTAGAGGCCCATGACTATTTTCTTATTGGGCTTTGGTATAGACCACGACTATTTTATTATTGGGCATTGGCCCAATAAAAATGGTGTATGGTTTACTCAacatcacaatcacaatcacaaattcAAACTGAAACACCATAGAATTTTGCACATCaacaaataatacaaaaatattATTCACCTCATACAACAAGTCCAAGTCAAATACTGTCTAAAATGAACAAACAAGATGTCTTGTTGAGTTGACCGTCTTTCCTCATTTGAATTGCCCACCTTTAGGCTTGACTTTTCAATTCAATTCCGTGCCGATATTAGATAGGAAGAAGTATTACAATATAGTTACGCATTCAAAATTATTttgtatttgttttatttaagtgcTAATAGCCAAAAACACACACACCAAATAGGCTATTTTAGATCTTTACCATAAACTATGAtgtaaaatacattaattttagtGTATAGTCACGATCAAGTGTCGTGACAAAATCGGAATAACATGAAACTAACATGATATAATTAGTGTTAAAATGGTAATTCAAAATTAGTGTTGTTTTGAAgattaatttggtgaaatttgtatatgtaatttgtatttttattgcATTTTTGGTGAAACAACGCGTTTCGGTCTAGTTAAATATTTCGATATGCCACCTTAGATAGAGACAACATCGTTTTGGATATTCCGGCAGGTCACACTGGATTCAATCTGGCCGAAATTTGATTATCTGAAAACCACAAACATGAAAGAATCAAAAGATGAAGAAAGGGAGAAGAAGGTTCGAAGAAGCTACGAAGTTAAGACATTTCATACTCATGTTAGTGGTCAAAACAAGTAATTAACCAACATAATTTCAATTTAGCCATTacaaaactatatatatatataagttaaTTGGATGTTCACAAAATCTCACATTCACCCCAAAACTATATATATTATGGCACTTGAAACCggttttactatttttatagtTGTTGGTGCCGTTTTTATTTTCGCTGCCGTTGTCGGCAGGATTATCGTGTGTGCTTGTCAAATGGATAtagacggcgacggcgacggcggtggcggtggagaCGGTGGAGGTGGAGAAGATGGCGACGGCGGAGATGGGGCTGATAATGATGGCGATGTAGAAGCCGGTAGCCATGGCGATCATGGCGGCCACGGTGATCATGGCGACCACGGTGGCACAGGCGACGGAGGAGGAAATGACGGTGGTGGAGGATTTTGGGGAGGAATCTTCGGCGGCGGTTGGGGTGGCGGCGGTGGACATGGGGGATggggcggcggtggaggaggggGTGATGGCGGCGGAGGGGGCGGCGGTGGAGGGGGCGGTGATGGCGGCGGAGGGGGTGGCGGCattggaggaggaggaggaggcggcatTGGAGGAGTAGGCGGCGGTGGAATTTGATGGGTTTTAGATTATCAAGTGGAGGAAAGGGAGATAGTATCATTGAAATATGTTAgctctactttatttttttctatttagtttatttttgtaGTTGTATGAGATATTACATATTAGTGTTTATTTGGTATCAattcttttgtaaaaattcaAATTACATAACATTGTAGTATCGCAATATGttcttgaatgaataaaaaacagggtattattataaaaaaaaaacagaggaCTTACAAAATCAATGCAACTTTTGCTAATCATAACCCTTCAAGCTTCAGCTGCAAGTTTTATCCGCTGGTGATGCTCCGCGACTTTATACTCCACGATCTCACGGAACAGAGCGGAGTCGAGCACGCAGTCGGGTCTCCCGTACACGGCTGCTTGAAC
This window contains:
- the LOC121757950 gene encoding neurofilament medium polypeptide-like; translated protein: MDWSESHLCIKCDKGGNVLLCNENGCPLAVHEGCLGGPARLDDAGRFYCPYCVYKQAVAETRKAREFSRAKKKALLIFMDGSEKGMRENKTCEENGRNQSNLNNGSCEDGKSEKAMRENKTCEDNKRNQSDVNNGLCEDGKSKANNDGVIDQPREEEKVEEDSESSGGSEDEDRSLEKNWGNGDIAVGEKQIREEEREASVEEENAEEEEREASDEEENTQEKDFGTSLSSTNEDSTLTGRARATRAPKRIKLVDKESEAISVLQSKFSDKKKYASPTSTPAKKSARNSSSAMGTRKVVIKFSSARRLSNSEIQSKKSDASGRRKRSRLMWTEEEEEALREGVEEYQVGVNIPWKKILEESEKFDPTRTPADLKDKWRTQKFVQFGC